A section of the Marispirochaeta aestuarii genome encodes:
- a CDS encoding helicase-related protein: protein MTLEQLKVGSRIRGLQHNGAVEIIQARWHGSDVVELTWRDDDGYTETQLVYRSQEQDLSLVEGARLWSFTAESEKFILASEAMRIQLAYLFDPLLAVNTSDVDPLPHQISAVYEHMLQRQPLRFLLADDPGAGKTIMAGLLIKELMMRGDVQRCMVVCPGSLVEQWQDELDEKFSLPFEILTNDKLQSSRTGNWFLENNLVICRLDKLSRDEDLQDKLKVSDWDLIICDEAHKMSATFFGNEVKYTKRFRLGQMLSNLTRHFLLMTATPHNGKEEDYQLFLSLIDADRFEGKPRKNNGSVEASDLMRRLVKEQLVKMDGTRLFPERRAYTVQYRLSDEEVLLYEGVTSYVREQFNRAEKIINQGRKGNIGFALTILQRRLASSPAAIYRSLHRRRERLEDKLREMELLHRSFTIAEDSDDVLGSDLDEELDLDDFTGEEAEELEDQLIDRASASRSIEELKKEIIVLSALEKQARKLLDNGHDKKWQELSSILQDNPQMFTPEGTRRKLVIFTEHRDTLAYLEGKLKTSIGNDESIVSIYGGMLRQERKKAENLFRNDPDVHILLATDAAGEGINLQRGHLMVNYDLPWNPNRLEQRFGRIHRIGQTEVCHLWNLVAFETREGDVFFRLLSKIEKQKEDLGDQVFDVLGDILRGNALRDLLIEAIRDGDRPEVRNRIYEKIDHPFEHGDLQKILAERALSQDVLATSTVEKIRDMMERARARKLQPHFIREFFLRAFSSLGGDVRKREEKRYQINHVPAAIRNQDRIIGSRSSVLRRYERICFDRKMVHLPGKPDAEFIAPGHPLLSAIIDLVLQQNRHLFKEGAVLIDERDEASDTGLLVYLDHSIADGTRRPSGGKTIVSRRMEFVRFDHEGNPSSAGPAPYLDLRAADDTERNQALEMFGDFLGAMNVEELSRSYAITELIPAHMDEIKSRREDMIRKIHTQVRLRLTREIMYWDNKGQQLKLAENAGKKNAKINSRKAFDRADELSRRLEQREAELENQRLLTPLAPNVLAAALVVPAAALYPERGTITKPDQEGRRRIELLAMQQVLIAEQKAGRIPVDVSADNRGWDIESRDPETGTLLLIEVKGRAQDAQELTVTHNEVLQGFNASENFILALVRVAGVTCDGPYYIRRPFEKEPDWADAGKQLRIKKLLERAEDPAMISIRMNG, encoded by the coding sequence ATGACGCTTGAACAACTGAAAGTCGGCAGCAGAATCCGTGGTCTACAGCACAATGGTGCTGTAGAAATCATCCAGGCGCGTTGGCATGGAAGTGATGTCGTCGAGCTGACCTGGCGGGATGATGACGGATACACCGAGACCCAGCTCGTGTATCGTTCCCAGGAACAGGATCTATCGCTGGTGGAGGGGGCCCGGCTGTGGAGCTTTACAGCGGAGTCCGAGAAGTTTATCCTCGCCTCCGAGGCCATGCGCATACAGCTGGCTTACTTGTTTGATCCTTTGCTTGCTGTTAATACCAGCGATGTGGATCCTTTGCCTCACCAGATTTCCGCAGTGTACGAACACATGCTCCAGCGGCAGCCCCTGCGTTTTCTGCTTGCCGATGATCCTGGAGCGGGAAAGACAATCATGGCGGGACTGCTGATCAAGGAACTCATGATGCGTGGCGATGTCCAGCGCTGCATGGTTGTCTGTCCTGGAAGTCTTGTGGAGCAGTGGCAGGATGAACTTGATGAGAAGTTCTCCCTGCCCTTTGAGATTCTCACAAACGATAAACTGCAGTCTTCGAGAACAGGGAACTGGTTCCTTGAAAACAATCTTGTAATCTGCCGTCTGGATAAGCTTTCCCGGGATGAGGACCTGCAGGATAAACTGAAGGTAAGTGATTGGGACCTAATAATCTGTGATGAGGCCCATAAAATGTCGGCAACATTTTTTGGGAACGAAGTAAAATATACAAAGCGCTTTCGCCTGGGGCAGATGCTGAGTAATCTTACCCGGCATTTCCTGCTCATGACAGCAACGCCACATAACGGAAAAGAGGAAGACTATCAGCTTTTTCTCTCTCTGATCGATGCCGATCGTTTTGAGGGCAAACCCAGAAAGAACAATGGTTCCGTTGAAGCTTCTGACCTGATGCGGCGACTGGTCAAGGAACAGCTTGTCAAAATGGACGGGACCCGTCTTTTCCCTGAGCGGAGGGCCTACACTGTACAGTATCGATTGTCCGATGAAGAAGTACTCCTCTACGAAGGGGTTACCAGCTATGTACGGGAGCAGTTCAATCGGGCAGAGAAGATCATTAATCAGGGCCGGAAAGGAAACATCGGTTTTGCTCTGACTATTCTGCAGCGCCGTCTTGCATCCAGTCCTGCCGCGATCTACCGTTCCTTGCACCGCAGGCGGGAACGTCTGGAAGATAAGCTTCGTGAAATGGAACTCCTCCATAGGAGTTTTACCATTGCAGAGGATTCCGATGATGTTTTAGGATCTGACCTGGATGAAGAGCTGGATCTTGATGATTTTACCGGAGAAGAGGCGGAGGAGCTTGAGGACCAGCTGATTGACCGTGCGTCCGCCTCGCGCAGTATAGAGGAGCTTAAAAAGGAGATTATCGTTCTTTCGGCTCTGGAAAAACAGGCCAGGAAGCTCTTGGACAACGGACATGATAAAAAGTGGCAAGAGCTTTCCAGTATCCTACAGGATAATCCCCAGATGTTTACCCCGGAAGGAACCCGACGCAAACTGGTCATCTTTACGGAACACCGGGATACACTGGCATATCTCGAGGGGAAGCTTAAAACCAGTATCGGGAACGACGAGTCGATTGTAAGCATCTACGGCGGGATGCTCCGCCAGGAGAGGAAAAAGGCGGAGAACCTGTTTCGCAATGATCCTGATGTGCATATTCTTTTGGCCACGGACGCCGCTGGAGAAGGAATTAACCTGCAGCGCGGGCATCTGATGGTCAATTACGATTTGCCTTGGAATCCGAATCGCCTGGAACAGCGTTTCGGACGGATCCATCGTATAGGTCAGACCGAGGTGTGTCATCTCTGGAACCTTGTTGCCTTTGAGACAAGGGAGGGAGACGTCTTTTTCCGTCTTTTGAGCAAGATTGAAAAGCAGAAAGAGGACCTGGGAGACCAGGTGTTCGATGTGCTGGGGGATATCCTGCGGGGAAATGCCCTGCGGGACCTTCTGATAGAAGCGATCAGAGACGGAGACCGCCCTGAGGTGCGTAACCGGATTTATGAAAAAATAGACCATCCCTTTGAACACGGAGACCTTCAGAAGATCCTGGCGGAACGTGCTTTAAGTCAGGATGTTCTGGCCACAAGCACCGTGGAAAAAATCCGGGATATGATGGAACGTGCCCGGGCCCGTAAGCTGCAGCCCCATTTTATCCGCGAGTTTTTTCTGCGGGCTTTTTCAAGTCTGGGGGGCGATGTACGCAAGCGGGAAGAAAAGCGCTACCAGATAAACCATGTACCCGCCGCAATTCGGAACCAGGACAGGATTATCGGCAGCCGCAGTTCCGTTCTGCGAAGATACGAACGCATCTGTTTTGACCGGAAGATGGTCCATTTACCCGGGAAGCCGGATGCCGAGTTCATTGCTCCGGGGCACCCGCTTCTGTCCGCAATAATAGACCTGGTGCTGCAGCAGAACCGCCATCTTTTCAAGGAGGGGGCGGTACTTATCGACGAACGGGACGAAGCATCGGATACAGGTCTCCTGGTATATCTGGACCACTCCATTGCCGACGGGACCCGGCGTCCGTCAGGCGGAAAAACGATTGTTTCCCGCAGAATGGAGTTCGTTCGGTTTGACCATGAGGGTAATCCATCTTCCGCTGGACCTGCTCCTTACCTGGATCTGCGGGCTGCAGATGATACGGAACGGAACCAGGCCCTGGAGATGTTCGGTGACTTTCTCGGTGCGATGAATGTAGAGGAGCTCTCCAGAAGCTACGCCATAACAGAGCTGATTCCGGCGCACATGGATGAGATAAAGTCCAGGCGGGAAGATATGATACGGAAAATCCACACCCAGGTGCGATTACGTCTAACCAGGGAGATTATGTACTGGGACAACAAGGGACAGCAGCTAAAACTGGCGGAGAACGCGGGTAAGAAGAACGCCAAAATAAACTCCCGCAAAGCTTTTGATCGGGCGGATGAGCTGTCCCGGCGTCTGGAGCAGCGGGAGGCTGAACTGGAAAATCAACGATTGCTGACCCCTCTTGCTCCCAATGTTCTCGCCGCCGCCCTTGTTGTCCCTGCAGCTGCACTGTACCCGGAAAGGGGTACGATAACAAAGCCCGATCAGGAAGGCCGCAGACGCATAGAACTCCTGGCTATGCAGCAGGTCTTGATTGCCGAGCAAAAGGCCGGGCGTATTCCCGTTGATGTAAGTGCCGATAACAGGGGTTGGGACATTGAGTCCAGGGACCCTGAAACAGGCACCCTTTTGCTTATCGAGGTAAAGGGGCGGGCACAGGATGCACAGGAGCTTACTGTGACCCATAACGAGGTGCTGCAGGGATTCAACGCCAGCGAGAACTTTATTCTTGCCCTCGTACGCGTTGCAGGAGTGACCTGCGACGGGCCATACTATATCCGCAGGCCCTTCGAAAAGGAACCGGACTGGGCGGATGCGGGCAAACAGCTGCGAATCAAGAAGCTTCTTGAGAGGGCGGAAGATCCGGCCATGATCAGCATAAGGATGAATGGATGA
- a CDS encoding DUF499 domain-containing protein, translating into MALSNAERVGKALDTLNRELTPFVFRQVRTKLGKNYFQDIAAIFSSNQYGGSISEDPASWDIQVLLTIMQVRWNEVFSDVLGRSDRSLVFQIKDARNQWAHQQPFSTDEAYRALDSIGLLLESIASPASGAINTEKQDLLRIRFNEQARKEARKKVTVKVKTETASGLKPWREVIEPHKDVASGNYNQAEFAADLWEVYLGRGSGEYLDPREFFRRTFITEGLNELLKTGLKRISGNGGDPVVELQTNFGGGKTHSMLALYHLFSGIAASELAGADSLVKELGIEVPKKVNRAVIVGNKIPPGKPDKKADGTVVNTLWGEIAWQLGGRDAYAMIAESDATSTNPGDALKELFDAYSPCLILVDEWVAYARQFYDVDTLPSGTFDTQFTFAQTLSESAKNAKNTFLVVSVPASDNEIGGKGGQAALDRLKNAIGRVHTPWSPATAEEGFEIVRRRLFRRVLDHKALDAVARAFSDMYLDQSQDFPPECKEVDYRERIKRAYPVHPDLFDKLYNTWSTLDRFQRTRGVLRLMATVIYSLWEKDDRSLLIMPSTIPIDDPDVKSELTRYLEDNWKPVIDHDVDGDQSLPRKIDSENTNLGRYSAVRRVARTIYLGSAPIQHAAQRGIDEQEIKLGCVQPGEAVSTFGDALRRLADNATYLYVDNRRYWYSTQPTVRKIAQGRAGQIDSHDVWKEIQRRIELAASDTGGFQKVHVFPQGGADIFDEMSTRLVVLSTDNTHLKGDAASSAREKAEEILNSRGNAPRIYRNALVFLAADQSRNVDLNKAVRIYLAWQSILDDRVSLNLTPDQIRQAEEQRDSCAGTVQLQIPETFCWALVPYQEDPKKSIELTEYRLQGSEALAVRLSKKLRTEGILQAEMGGSNLKIDLDRIPLWKGSHVPVKDLIQYFFTYPYLPRVTSVKVLENAVIDGIALPEWERDGFAYADSYDDNAQRYQGLKAGRVVSINTERGIVVQAAAAVQQLKAAESEPKNNAPSAYPEPGTTPHGSGEAANNHDTTARPAEHITVDNPQRRFYAHKKIDPLHISREIGKISEEVLQHLTSIVGSEVKINLDIDVHVPDGLSDEKRRVIAENCNVLKFDDFGFEE; encoded by the coding sequence ATGGCGTTGAGTAATGCAGAACGGGTAGGAAAAGCCCTGGATACACTGAACAGGGAACTTACACCCTTTGTGTTCCGCCAGGTGCGGACAAAGCTGGGAAAAAATTATTTTCAGGATATTGCCGCCATATTCAGCTCAAACCAGTACGGCGGTTCCATAAGCGAAGACCCTGCCAGCTGGGATATCCAGGTGCTTCTGACGATTATGCAGGTCCGCTGGAACGAGGTCTTCTCCGATGTTCTGGGGCGCAGCGATCGCAGCCTGGTTTTCCAGATCAAGGATGCCCGCAATCAGTGGGCCCATCAGCAGCCTTTTTCCACGGACGAAGCCTATCGGGCCCTCGACAGCATCGGCCTGCTCCTGGAATCCATTGCTTCTCCGGCATCAGGGGCGATAAATACGGAAAAACAGGATCTTCTACGGATCCGGTTTAACGAGCAGGCCCGCAAGGAAGCACGGAAGAAGGTTACCGTTAAGGTAAAAACAGAAACGGCTTCCGGTCTTAAACCCTGGCGGGAGGTAATCGAGCCCCATAAGGATGTTGCCTCGGGCAACTACAACCAGGCCGAGTTTGCCGCCGACCTCTGGGAGGTGTATCTTGGCAGGGGCTCGGGAGAATACCTGGACCCCAGGGAATTTTTTCGCAGGACCTTCATTACTGAAGGTCTCAATGAACTGCTTAAAACCGGACTGAAGCGTATTTCCGGGAACGGTGGAGACCCAGTGGTGGAACTGCAGACCAACTTCGGCGGTGGTAAGACCCACTCCATGCTGGCCCTCTATCATCTCTTTTCCGGCATCGCTGCCTCGGAACTGGCCGGGGCTGACTCCCTGGTCAAGGAGCTGGGGATAGAAGTCCCTAAAAAAGTAAACCGGGCAGTAATCGTCGGGAATAAAATCCCTCCCGGCAAACCCGACAAAAAAGCTGATGGAACCGTGGTGAATACCCTCTGGGGAGAGATCGCCTGGCAGCTTGGCGGCAGGGATGCCTATGCCATGATAGCCGAATCCGATGCCACTTCGACTAATCCCGGGGATGCCCTAAAGGAGCTCTTCGATGCCTATTCACCCTGCCTGATCCTGGTGGATGAGTGGGTTGCCTATGCCCGGCAGTTCTACGATGTAGACACTCTGCCGTCGGGGACCTTCGATACCCAGTTTACCTTTGCCCAGACCTTGAGCGAGTCTGCCAAGAACGCGAAAAATACCTTTCTTGTAGTCAGTGTGCCGGCCTCGGATAACGAAATCGGGGGGAAAGGCGGGCAGGCCGCCCTTGACCGGCTGAAGAATGCCATCGGTCGCGTGCATACCCCCTGGAGTCCTGCGACCGCGGAGGAAGGCTTTGAGATTGTACGCCGCAGGCTCTTTCGCCGCGTGCTGGACCATAAAGCCCTCGATGCCGTTGCCAGGGCCTTTTCCGACATGTATCTTGACCAGAGTCAGGATTTTCCCCCGGAGTGTAAGGAGGTCGACTACAGGGAACGCATCAAGCGGGCATATCCCGTTCATCCAGACCTGTTCGACAAGCTCTATAACACCTGGTCCACCCTCGATCGCTTCCAAAGGACCCGGGGTGTGCTGCGCCTTATGGCGACGGTAATCTATTCTCTCTGGGAAAAGGATGACCGCAGTCTGCTGATAATGCCCTCCACCATCCCCATAGATGATCCTGACGTAAAGAGTGAGCTGACCCGTTATCTGGAGGACAACTGGAAACCGGTTATTGACCATGATGTGGATGGAGACCAGTCCCTGCCCAGAAAAATTGATTCAGAGAATACCAATCTGGGAAGATACTCCGCTGTACGTAGGGTGGCCCGGACCATCTACCTTGGATCCGCCCCGATCCAGCACGCAGCTCAACGGGGCATTGATGAACAGGAAATAAAACTCGGCTGCGTCCAGCCCGGTGAGGCCGTCTCCACCTTTGGAGATGCCCTGCGCAGGCTGGCGGATAACGCAACCTACCTCTATGTTGATAACCGCCGCTACTGGTATTCCACCCAGCCCACAGTTCGAAAAATAGCCCAGGGAAGGGCGGGGCAGATCGATTCCCATGATGTGTGGAAAGAGATCCAGCGGCGGATTGAGCTTGCTGCTTCTGATACCGGTGGTTTTCAGAAGGTACACGTATTTCCCCAGGGCGGAGCCGATATCTTCGATGAAATGTCGACCCGACTGGTCGTGCTGAGTACCGACAACACCCACCTGAAAGGAGATGCGGCCTCTTCCGCTCGTGAAAAGGCTGAAGAGATCCTCAATTCCCGGGGCAACGCACCCCGTATTTACCGAAACGCGTTGGTATTTCTGGCTGCGGATCAAAGCCGCAATGTCGATCTTAACAAGGCGGTGCGAATATACCTTGCCTGGCAGAGCATTCTTGATGACAGGGTTTCGCTGAATTTGACCCCTGATCAGATACGGCAGGCGGAGGAACAGCGTGATTCATGTGCAGGCACAGTACAGCTGCAAATTCCGGAAACCTTCTGCTGGGCCCTTGTCCCGTACCAGGAGGATCCAAAGAAAAGTATAGAACTGACGGAGTACCGTTTGCAGGGCAGTGAAGCCCTTGCAGTACGTCTGTCGAAAAAACTGCGTACCGAAGGAATCCTGCAAGCTGAAATGGGCGGATCGAACCTGAAAATCGACCTTGATCGAATCCCTCTCTGGAAAGGCTCTCATGTTCCTGTTAAGGACCTGATTCAGTATTTTTTTACCTATCCCTACCTTCCTAGAGTTACCAGCGTAAAGGTCCTTGAAAACGCAGTAATCGACGGAATAGCCTTGCCCGAATGGGAACGCGACGGTTTTGCCTATGCCGACAGCTACGATGATAACGCTCAGCGCTATCAGGGCTTGAAGGCAGGCAGGGTGGTTTCAATAAATACGGAGAGAGGGATTGTTGTTCAGGCCGCAGCAGCAGTACAGCAGTTGAAGGCAGCCGAATCTGAACCTAAGAATAATGCTCCTTCAGCATACCCGGAACCGGGTACAACTCCCCATGGCAGCGGTGAAGCTGCAAATAATCACGATACAACAGCCAGACCAGCTGAGCACATCACTGTGGATAATCCGCAGCGGCGTTTTTATGCCCATAAAAAAATCGACCCCCTGCATATCTCCCGGGAAATTGGAAAAATCTCGGAAGAAGTGCTGCAGCACCTCACGAGTATTGTTGGATCTGAAGTAAAAATAAACCTCGACATAGATGTCCATGTTCCGGATGGGTTAAGCGACGAAAAACGCCGGGTTATCGCAGAGAACTGTAATGTGCTGAAGTTCGACGATTTCGGGTTTGAGGAGTGA
- a CDS encoding DUF1156 domain-containing protein, with protein MKKKLIEVALPLDAINSASVREKSIRHGHPSTLHLWWARRPLAAARAVLFASIVDDPSSHPDKFPTEKEQEQERERLFGLIEELVTWENSNNPEVLAKVMDEIAKNTGGNPPAVYDPFAGGGAIPLEAQRLGLEAFASDLNPVAVMINKAMIEIPPRFANRPPVHAGRDAGFFAERWTGSRGLAEDVRHYGQWMRDEAYRRIGKYYPKVKLPEEEGGGEATVIAWLWARTVKCPNPGCGAEMPLIRSFDLSTKKGKEVHIGYTVNSANRGIKFFIKKGKSKEIEGTAGRNGGRCLACGTTATLKYIRLEGKQKKLDSRMLAIVAEGPGGRIYIEPSNIQISALDGIRSEWKPEWDLPHNPRDFKTPNYGMTSFSDLFTPRQLLALTTFSDLVTEAREKVLTDARAAGMEDDGTGFEAGGSGATAYADAVAVYLAFLVDQLANHQSTICSWHARNTQLRNTFSRQAIPMVWDYAESNPFCNSSGSFNNLFERMIKAFDNIPSEKTGLASQKNAEIIKPPAKMMFSTDPPYYDNIGYADLSDFFYVWLRRSLKSVFPSLFQTMLVPKAEELVATPYRFDGSKQKAKDFFETGLTRVFGRIAEYQHHDYPLTVYYAFKQAETTENDRAGLPVSTGWETILNALMETGFQIIGTWPMRTEMANRAVGIGTNALASSIVLVCRKRDETAPDIRRSDFIRILRSELPQGLRAFQAGNIAPVDLAQSAIGPGMAVFSRHHRVLESDGSAMTVRVALGLINQVLDEILNEQEADFDRFTRWAVVWFQQYGIQEADYGVAEQLANAKDITVADVAAQGIVVSGKGKVQLVSRDDLDPDWEAFTDTGVPVWMVTQHLCRKLQKKGEEAAARVLHAVGPQKADAARELAYLLYSICERKNWTSDGLAYNGLITSWSEIERLAAVYKGRETQQELFS; from the coding sequence ATGAAGAAGAAACTGATAGAAGTAGCACTCCCCTTGGATGCGATAAACAGCGCCAGCGTACGGGAAAAATCAATCCGGCACGGCCATCCCTCGACCCTGCATCTCTGGTGGGCTCGGCGTCCCCTGGCGGCAGCACGGGCTGTACTGTTCGCGTCTATCGTTGACGACCCTTCATCCCATCCGGATAAGTTTCCCACGGAAAAAGAACAGGAGCAAGAGCGGGAGCGGCTCTTTGGATTGATCGAAGAGCTGGTTACCTGGGAGAACTCCAATAATCCTGAAGTCCTTGCGAAGGTAATGGACGAAATCGCGAAAAACACCGGTGGAAACCCTCCAGCCGTATACGACCCCTTTGCCGGCGGAGGGGCGATTCCCCTGGAAGCCCAGCGGCTGGGGCTGGAAGCATTCGCCAGCGATCTGAACCCTGTAGCGGTAATGATCAACAAGGCCATGATAGAAATCCCGCCGCGCTTTGCGAACAGGCCCCCGGTCCATGCGGGCAGGGATGCGGGTTTCTTTGCCGAGCGCTGGACGGGAAGCCGCGGCCTTGCAGAGGACGTGCGCCATTACGGACAGTGGATGCGGGATGAAGCCTATCGCCGTATTGGGAAATATTATCCCAAGGTAAAACTGCCGGAAGAGGAGGGAGGCGGTGAGGCTACGGTTATCGCCTGGCTCTGGGCGCGCACAGTTAAGTGTCCCAATCCTGGGTGTGGTGCAGAGATGCCGCTTATTCGGTCTTTTGATCTTTCAACAAAGAAAGGCAAAGAAGTACACATAGGATACACCGTAAATTCAGCTAATAGAGGAATCAAGTTTTTTATAAAGAAAGGGAAATCAAAGGAAATAGAAGGTACTGCTGGTAGGAATGGAGGTCGTTGTCTGGCATGTGGTACTACTGCAACACTTAAGTACATAAGATTGGAAGGGAAGCAGAAAAAGCTTGATAGCCGAATGTTAGCCATTGTAGCTGAAGGGCCTGGTGGTAGAATATATATTGAACCTTCAAATATTCAAATAAGTGCACTCGATGGGATAAGAAGTGAATGGAAACCTGAATGGGATTTACCGCATAATCCCAGGGATTTTAAAACTCCAAATTACGGAATGACCTCATTCTCAGACCTCTTCACCCCCCGCCAGCTCCTGGCCCTTACCACCTTTAGCGATCTTGTAACAGAAGCCAGGGAAAAGGTTCTGACGGATGCCCGGGCCGCGGGAATGGAGGACGACGGCACGGGCTTTGAGGCCGGCGGTTCCGGGGCTACTGCCTACGCCGACGCGGTGGCGGTGTATCTGGCGTTTTTAGTAGATCAATTAGCAAATCATCAAAGTACTATTTGTAGTTGGCATGCTAGGAATACACAGTTAAGAAATACATTCTCAAGGCAAGCAATTCCCATGGTCTGGGATTACGCGGAATCCAATCCTTTTTGTAATTCTTCAGGAAGTTTTAATAATCTTTTTGAACGTATGATAAAAGCGTTCGATAATATACCAAGTGAAAAGACTGGCTTAGCTTCGCAGAAAAATGCTGAGATCATTAAGCCTCCTGCAAAAATGATGTTCTCAACAGATCCGCCCTATTACGATAACATCGGCTATGCCGACCTCTCCGACTTTTTCTACGTATGGCTGCGGCGCAGCCTGAAATCGGTATTCCCCTCCCTGTTTCAGACAATGCTGGTCCCCAAGGCGGAGGAACTCGTGGCAACCCCCTACCGCTTCGACGGCAGCAAACAGAAGGCCAAAGATTTTTTCGAGACCGGTTTGACCAGGGTTTTCGGCCGTATAGCCGAGTATCAGCACCACGACTATCCCCTTACTGTCTACTATGCCTTCAAGCAGGCGGAGACCACCGAAAACGACAGGGCGGGGCTGCCCGTTTCCACCGGCTGGGAGACGATCCTCAACGCTTTAATGGAGACGGGGTTCCAGATAATCGGCACCTGGCCCATGCGCACCGAGATGGCGAACAGGGCAGTTGGTATCGGCACAAACGCCCTGGCTTCCTCCATTGTCCTGGTCTGCCGCAAGCGGGACGAGACCGCCCCGGACATCCGCCGAAGCGATTTTATCCGCATTCTGCGTTCCGAGCTCCCCCAGGGATTACGGGCCTTTCAGGCGGGGAACATTGCCCCGGTGGACCTGGCCCAGTCGGCCATCGGGCCGGGGATGGCGGTCTTCTCCCGCCATCACCGGGTACTGGAATCCGACGGTTCTGCAATGACGGTCAGGGTCGCCCTGGGGCTTATTAATCAGGTCCTGGACGAAATCCTGAATGAACAGGAGGCTGATTTCGACCGCTTTACCCGCTGGGCTGTCGTCTGGTTCCAGCAGTACGGCATTCAGGAGGCTGATTATGGCGTTGCCGAACAGCTGGCCAACGCCAAGGACATTACCGTAGCGGATGTAGCCGCCCAGGGGATTGTGGTCTCCGGTAAAGGCAAGGTGCAGCTTGTCAGCCGGGACGACCTGGACCCGGACTGGGAAGCCTTTACCGATACCGGTGTACCGGTCTGGATGGTGACCCAGCACCTATGCAGGAAGCTGCAGAAAAAAGGGGAGGAGGCCGCCGCCCGGGTACTTCATGCCGTCGGACCGCAGAAGGCGGATGCCGCCCGGGAGCTTGCATACCTGCTCTATTCGATCTGCGAACGCAAAAACTGGACCAGTGACGGCCTTGCCTACAACGGGCTTATAACCAGCTGGAGCGAGATTGAACGGCTGGCTGCAGTCTACAAGGGCCGGGAAACCCAACAGGAACTTTTTTCATAG
- a CDS encoding ABC transporter substrate-binding protein, translating into MKKLLTVCLVVIIAMGLLFAGGQEESDKETLVFWGKQAQDRATDELIEEILKEWGEQNNVEVEYTTITSEVQKEKFAAAFETGNVPDVITFDGDFCKYYATQGVLTPLDDFFQELNKRGGGMFDGVLPVLQHEDELYGVPFQNDIYFFYVREDLVKGVGEELPQTWDDIARISVKIKEKYNIPAFGHPLSEINDTEFSTRIIMWAFDSYIFNENGQVVFNSPETLEVFRLIKKMYEEDETIPKGATTWNDSSNNQAYQMKQTAFIINPGSVYRWIKENDDTLHENTVLSRMPAGPRGTRANLTACWAVSLPKDSKKHELAKDALRYLYQVDNYNKIIESAGSRYLPVYRDLIDTPFWNSNPKFEDLGKMLEEAKVVGYKGPASAAASEMLVQRILTKAFSDMIVRGMSPEEAVRNADKAFKEIAAKF; encoded by the coding sequence ATGAAGAAGTTATTAACAGTATGTCTAGTCGTAATAATTGCGATGGGTTTGCTTTTTGCTGGAGGACAAGAGGAATCAGATAAAGAAACACTTGTTTTCTGGGGTAAGCAAGCGCAGGACAGGGCAACCGATGAGTTAATCGAAGAAATTCTCAAGGAATGGGGTGAGCAGAACAACGTAGAAGTAGAATACACGACAATCACCTCAGAAGTTCAAAAAGAGAAATTCGCTGCTGCTTTTGAAACTGGGAATGTTCCCGATGTTATTACTTTCGATGGAGATTTTTGTAAGTATTATGCAACGCAAGGAGTCCTCACACCATTGGATGATTTCTTTCAAGAGCTTAATAAACGTGGTGGTGGAATGTTCGATGGAGTTCTCCCAGTACTTCAACACGAAGATGAACTGTATGGTGTTCCGTTTCAGAATGATATCTATTTTTTCTATGTCCGAGAGGATTTAGTAAAGGGTGTTGGTGAAGAACTCCCACAAACTTGGGATGATATCGCGAGGATTTCTGTTAAAATTAAGGAAAAATACAACATACCAGCTTTTGGACATCCTCTTTCCGAAATAAATGATACAGAATTCTCAACAAGAATAATCATGTGGGCTTTCGATTCGTATATTTTTAATGAAAATGGACAAGTTGTTTTTAATTCACCGGAAACTTTAGAGGTATTTAGACTAATTAAAAAAATGTATGAAGAGGATGAAACGATCCCCAAGGGCGCTACTACCTGGAATGATAGTAGTAATAACCAGGCATACCAGATGAAGCAAACAGCATTCATTATCAATCCTGGTAGTGTTTACAGATGGATAAAAGAAAATGATGATACTTTGCATGAAAATACGGTACTCTCGAGAATGCCTGCTGGCCCCAGAGGAACACGTGCAAATCTAACTGCATGTTGGGCGGTGTCACTACCGAAAGACTCTAAAAAGCATGAGCTGGCAAAAGATGCATTGAGATACCTTTATCAGGTTGATAATTATAATAAAATAATTGAATCAGCCGGATCGCGCTATCTGCCTGTATATAGGGATTTAATAGATACACCCTTTTGGAATAGCAACCCGAAATTCGAAGACTTAGGTAAAATGTTGGAAGAGGCTAAAGTTGTTGGTTATAAGGGACCAGCAAGTGCCGCTGCTTCAGAAATGCTTGTTCAGCGAATCCTTACAAAAGCATTTTCTGATATGATAGTACGCGGTATGTCACCAGAAGAGGCAGTAAGAAACGCAGATAAAGCCTTTAAAGAAATAGCAGCAAAGTTTTAA